In Populus trichocarpa isolate Nisqually-1 chromosome 12, P.trichocarpa_v4.1, whole genome shotgun sequence, a genomic segment contains:
- the LOC7464280 gene encoding protein ABIL2 gives MGTMTASSLSREASNYDEVSMQQSLLFSDSLKDLKNLRSQLYSAAEYFELSYTNDDQKQIVVETLKDYAIKALVNTVDHLGSVTYKVNDLLDEKVDEVSGTEFRVCCIEQRLRTCQEYIDHEGISQQSLVIDTPKYHKRYILPVGETMHGAIRTKSKYQGCSLDDEDDWHQFRNAVRATIREAPSSARETPTSSARETPTSLVNSMRKGRSPSPSPRPPPQRSATFSFTSTMPKKDIDKRSISPHRFPLLRSGSVSSRSTTPNTSRPTTPSSAPAKKRYPSEPRKSASMRLQAEKENTKDIEQYPSKSKRLLKALLSRRKSKKDEMLYTYLDEY, from the exons ATGGGTACAATGACTGCATCTTCTCTCTCTAGAGAGGCGTCAAACTATGACGAGGTTTCTATGCAGCAGAGCTTGCTCTTCTCTGATAGTCTGAAG GATTTGAAGAATCTGAGAAGTCAGCTATACTCGGCAGCGGAGTATTTTGAATTATCATACACAAATGATGACCAAAAACAGAT AGTGGTGGAAACATTGAAAGATTATGCCATCAAAGCTCTTGTGAATACAGTGGACCATTTGGGTTCTGTGACATACAAGGTTAATGATCTCTTGGATGAGAAAGTTGATGAAGTTTCTGGAACAGAGTTTCGCGTGTGTTGCATTGAACAG AGATTACGGACATGTCAAGAGTACATTGATCATGAGGGCATCTCACAACAGTCACTGGTGATTGACACTCCAAAGTACCATAAGCGGTACATCTTGCCAG TTGGAGAGACTATGCATGGTGCCATCCGCACTAAATCAAAATACCAAGGGTGCAGCctagatgatgaagatgattgGCATCAATTTAGGAATG CTGTTCGAGCTACAATTAGAGAAGCCCCATCTTCAGCCAGGGAAACCCCGACATCTTCAGCCAGGGAAACCCCGACATCTTTGGTGAATTCAATGAG AAAGGGACGTTCCCCGTCACCTTCTCCACGACCTCCTCCACAACGATCTGCAACGTTTTCCTTCACATCTACCATGCCCAAAAAAGATATAG ATAAGCGAAGCATTTCACCGCACCGATTTCCACTCTTGCGTTCTGGTTCTGTGTCAAGTAGGTCAACAACTCCAAATACAAGCAGGCCTACCACTCCAAGCTCTGCTCCTGCCAAAAAACGG TACCCTTCCGAGCCTCGAAAATCAGCATCCATGCGACTCCAGGCTGAAAAGGAAAATACCAAAGACATCGAACAATATCCCAGCAAAAGTAAGCGTCTCCTCAAAGCCTTACTTAGCCGGCGCAAATCTAAGAAAGATGAAATGCTATATACTTACCTGGACGAATATTGA
- the LOC7496405 gene encoding uncharacterized protein LOC7496405, whose protein sequence is MAAAAAAAAAMDAQWDFSCDFEVDFGSEENASIVYAALAVDKELQPDKVKRLMSVSNGKLSVHFEAVEARFLRASFSAFVDVLTLTTKTIEEFGKGMAS, encoded by the exons atggctgctgctgctgctgctgctgctgctatggATGCCCAATGGGATTTCAGCTG TGACTTCGAAGTAGATTTTGGGTCTGAGGAGAATGCTTCTATAGTATATGCAGCATTAGCTGTTGATAAGGAG TTGCAGCCTGATaaagtgaaaaggctgatgtcGGTCTCTAATGGGAAGTTGTCAGT GCACTTTGAGGCAGTTGAGGCGAGATTTCTCCGAGCATCATTTTCTGCTTTTGTGGATGTCCTTACGctcacaacaaaaacaattgaagaaTTTGGAAAAGGAATGGCATCATGA